In Flavobacterium sp. WV_118_3, one DNA window encodes the following:
- a CDS encoding RHS repeat-associated core domain-containing protein: protein MTGDKRYELSNHLGNVLVVINDKKIPEFEKVDTPESGLVAFNADVLSYSDYYPFGMLQEARHGSKANYRYGFQGQEMDNEIKGEGNSLNYTFRMHDPRVGRFFAVDPLSKDYPFYSPYQFSGNSPLIGVDMEGLELQVSNTTFTMKQNTGTAVLTAEADFNLKIKVLNLTGKNLIGTQQVFDFAKTRASNVYSDKTGTGNFEIIFGDKGQLLKRPINYKVNAKIDEFSVGFVNVNSIKDIKDGDLVLILADKTLKAGNEPNAYVNCPGCNVMIINIGAPEYNISKTAKEIDFNGQTSKAQRIGKTIVHEIGHFLGLIDQYISGAGPKKGYEKNVMADSTQSGITQAQIAEILNDVFFEIRLRKHNETKGLKDVEETKKQVQEVLKNENLTK, encoded by the coding sequence TTGACGGGCGATAAGCGTTACGAGTTATCCAATCATTTGGGTAACGTATTGGTGGTGATCAACGATAAAAAGATCCCGGAGTTTGAAAAAGTCGACACCCCGGAGAGTGGTTTAGTGGCCTTTAATGCCGACGTTCTTAGTTATTCGGATTATTATCCGTTTGGAATGCTTCAGGAAGCCCGACATGGTTCCAAAGCGAATTATCGTTATGGATTCCAGGGTCAGGAAATGGATAATGAAATTAAAGGTGAAGGGAATTCCCTTAATTATACCTTTAGAATGCACGATCCTAGAGTGGGTAGGTTCTTTGCAGTGGATCCGTTGTCTAAGGATTACCCTTTTTATTCACCTTATCAGTTTAGTGGTAATTCACCATTAATTGGTGTTGATATGGAAGGCTTAGAATTGCAAGTTAGTAATACTACTTTTACGATGAAGCAAAATACAGGGACAGCTGTTTTAACGGCCGAGGCTGATTTTAATTTAAAAATAAAAGTTCTAAATTTAACGGGGAAAAATTTAATCGGAACTCAACAAGTTTTTGATTTTGCTAAAACAAGGGCTTCTAATGTGTATTCTGATAAGACTGGAACTGGTAACTTTGAGATTATTTTTGGAGATAAAGGCCAATTGTTAAAAAGGCCAATTAATTATAAAGTAAACGCAAAAATTGATGAATTTTCAGTTGGTTTTGTCAACGTTAATTCAATAAAAGATATAAAAGATGGTGATTTAGTGTTAATATTAGCAGATAAAACACTCAAAGCTGGTAATGAACCTAATGCATATGTTAATTGTCCAGGGTGTAATGTTATGATAATAAATATTGGCGCACCGGAGTATAATATTTCAAAAACCGCAAAAGAAATTGATTTTAACGGACAAACATCAAAAGCTCAGAGAATAGGTAAAACAATTGTTCATGAAATTGGACATTTTTTAGGGTTGATAGATCAGTATATTTCTGGTGCTGGACCTAAAAAGGGGTATGAAAAAAATGTTATGGCTGATTCAACACAGTCAGGTATAACGCAGGCTCAAATTGCAGAAATTCTTAATGATGTGTTTTTTGAAATAAGACTAAGAAAGCATAATGAGACAAAAGGATTAAAAGACGTAGAAGAAACAAAAAAACAAGTACAAGAAGTTTTAAAAAATGAAAACCTTACTAAATAA